The Cryptomeria japonica chromosome 2, Sugi_1.0, whole genome shotgun sequence region TGTGGATGATTAGCTCACAAAGTTGGTAAtataatatgaaaataaaaatgtGTTGTGAAATGGGAGGGGGACCTTTAATCCATAGATTTCCATGAGAAAAATGTAGGGCCAAAATGCAAAGTTCTTGGAGGGCTAGGATCTGAGAAATATGGATGTATCGATTGAATACTTAGACTTGTGACCATCACAAGAAGGATGGAGGAGACGTAATATTGATTGAAAAGAAGATATGTGTCATCTAAGGTGGAAGAACTTAAGTATTCTTACATATGTGTGGGCAATGTGCTATGTGTGGGAGATATTATCATACATGTGTGAGTATTTGAGGTGGAGACGATTCAAAGGTCAAGGGTGAGGCAAAGGATCGATATGCCTCCAAATTAGCATGCTCACACATGTGAGGAAAGAGTGGGTTCAGTTAGCATCCTCACACATGTGGGATATGCTTTAAGATGGCATGTTCACACATGTGAGCAAATAATGGGATGACTTAGAAGCCTCACACATATAAGAGCATGAGGGAGATTGCGAACACACGACAAGAGGAGAATGGTCAATAGTTTAGTCCACATATTGGATTCAATGGGTAGGATTAAAATATTGAGTCTTAATTGTGATGTAGAATTAAATAATGAATGAAATATTAAGAGGGGTTAACTAGCTTAATCAGATAATAatcataatttaattaatagattaaGTTGGAGGATTTGAGGTTCttcccatagtgtgttggttaagtgttggtgttgttgttgtgaccaacaAGGTTCAAACCTTTACTAGGCCATTGTGATCATAGGCTTGTGCCTTCACTGATCTAATGCACTCACAAGTTTAGGCCTCAACTATGTTaagtggggatgaggtcccccatttgtgacccCACTGGTTTATAGCTCTAGGTCAAAAGAATTTCACATGGTATTGAAGGAAGTGTGATGGGAACATCACATgccatgttaaaaagtttacctgacactttaaaaaaaattgaaggatTTAAGATCTAAAGTTATTTAATTAACCTTGAGGTaggaatttaaatttattaatgatTAATGATAAACGTAATAATttgaataattatttatttaattaattacaaaaatAATATGAAGGAAATTAATCAATTTTTTTGGATCTCTACAATTTCGATGTCCCactttggtcaaaaagtgggatgCACTATTGTGAACTCACCCCGTGCATGTATCTGCTACGTTACTATGGTTTGTTAATTTAATTCTTATTGATAAATTGTGCTTCCACTTTATTATATAATCCACTATTAAGAGATTAATCTCAAATTTGAATACacatctaaatttttttattttagtagGTTCACTTTGTTTCTCAacatagattttttattttatattaccaTAATTTATCTCTTCTACACATGCATCTATTATTGCTTCAATTATTCATTTTATCTTCTAAAATTTGTCATCTATCTCTATACTAATCTTCACATTATTCCCTTTATCAAATTTCCATGAATATTCTTTATGTATTTTAAAAAACTCTATTAAATATCTATTATCAAATTTATATTACTACTATCACCCTCATAACTCTAACTTTTGTCACCATAAAATAAGTTTTTGTCTCCTCCTCCTTTAGTCAAAACATCATATCTCCACTCTTTCTTACATCCCTACACATTATCTTCTCTCTAATTAGATCTTCTATCTATTTTCTAACCTAAGTTCCTATATTAAACACACTAATTGTATACTTACCTTCAACTTCACTTCATCTTTATTATATCTATATTTTCATTATTGTCATTTTTAGTAAAAACTATTGTTTTTATTTCCATTTGTGTCTTACCTATGATTACTCCTCAAATTATAATAAAATCTTCCATCTTCCCATTAGAACCTCAAATCTTCATCCTTTCAAATTTTTAACCTAACATGCATtcctttatatttatttttttcatttcatttttttttctatatttttaaatatCCATTTATCTCTACTAACCATCCATAATCATCTAAGATCACCTCAAAAAATACTTCGCCTTCTCCATACTTGTTGCATATTATCTTAattctaccaaaaaaaaaaaaaacccttttataCAACTTAATTCTATGGTACACTACCTAACTTACTTGAAATTCTCTTTTTCATGTTTTCCTTATCCTTATAGTTTTTGTGAATTTATTTTGCTAACTATCTAGCTCATTTTCTTAAACTACAAACTCCATCACTCCTTTATCTACTTTTTATAAGTCACTTCTTACTCTTGAAAATTATATTAGTTTTCCTTCTAAATACTTCCATACCTTCTACAGTGCataaatattttcaatatttttatctcCCTACAAATACAATCCTCAATATCAAATTCTCTTATTGCAACCATCTATAATTTCATTattcttattttattttgtatAAATTTCTATGATTCATTTATATGTAATCACATTCTTTCTACAATATCAACTCATAACAATTACTCTTTTTATGATATATATTTGGTTGTATCTGAAAGTTGTATGTATCGATTTTATTCTTTCTACTCATCGTTCTCTAAATGTACTACCACAAACTCTAATATCATCACTACCAACTCAACTTTAATCTCTATAATGATAATAAAGGAACGATAAAATTTCTAATACACAAAAAAGATAAAGAGAGTCCTAGAATAGATAATGAAAGAAGATAcacttattagtacttgtcgtaggCAATACTATGACATTCACTAAAGCCAAtcaatcaattagtttgcaccaatcaaaagtgattattatttttggttttaaaaaaacttaggtttttgtaaagttgagatttatattttaaaatttaagatattgtaaaaattatttatctacactatgattggtttaaaaattttggtgttataggAGAAAATTTCTAGGAGTGATAGATTTTTTTGggtttatttgtattttaaaaattgaaatgtctattttaaatagttttttcatttattattattatttataatattgtaaataaaatatttttttaaatagacataaattttaataattctttttttaatcttaaaatatagataataaaatcaattataaggaTTTTActtagtttaaattaaattaaatgaaaaattaaatacgaatatttctattaaaaaactaaacctaattattatatgtattctttataattatattttatatattttttgaaatcattctattttttaacactttttgaaaatcattttaatatataccaaatactttaataacttttaatcataaatttaaatattttcattaagttattaaaaaattatctattttcaactttataatttttaatagttattttattaaaaccaatcataattaatattacataaatataaaaaataatataataaaacattacaaattaataattaaatttgagattaattttattatcATATTCATGCAGATTCATCAAATATTACATTATATCCACATAAACTCCCACCTCTCAAAGTTAGAAATCAAGCAGATCCATTAATGATAATCGTTTATGTTAATAGTGTCGATATTAGCCAGACTCTCATTGATACTGGCTTAGCACTCAATGTTTGTAGTCTAGACCTATTGCCCAAAATCAAAGTGGATTCAAATTCTCTTTCAACATCTTCTATGTTCATCCGTGGTTTTGAAAATACTGTAAAACCACTTTGGGCATTGTTACTTCACCTATAAAGATTGGACCAATTACTATTCTAACCCTGGTGCATGTTATGCTAGGACCTTTGTCGTATAATAttctcttgggtagaccttggattcatgctttAAGAGTGGTTAGTTCTACCCTTCATGGTTCTATTAAGTTTGTTGCTAACAATCAGGTAGTTACAATCAAGGTTGATCTAGAAGTTATGCACTTATGTCAAATTGTAGCAGCTGGTCATGCCTTGGTTATACCCACCTTTCAAAACTATATTCCATCTTTATCTTCTAATATGCCGACAACTACTCCCATGGACCCTCCTAAAGAAGGAAACCCATGAGAAGGTTGCCCCTAAAGAAGATCCTCCTAAAATAGAAATTCCTAAGTCTACTCCATCTTCTCAATCAAATGCATTtcttggtgatgattggggttccttagaTTTTACAAGCCTCTTCATTGGAGAATACAAAGTCAACCCTATCTGCCTTAATTTTCCAAAAGTATCATTCACACCCACtatcaaagatgattattcttCTGTATTGCAGGATCATGTGAACACCATTGGCTATACCATTAAAGGTGATCctccccctttggaggagttgcaatCACGTTATGGTCCAGGGTTCAATATTACTTCCAAGTATGGATACACAGGAGATGGTCTTGGGTGCAAACTAGAGACTGCAATagcaaatgtgtgtgtgtgtgtgtgtgtgtgtgagagagagagagagagagagagagagagagagagagagagagagagagagagagagagagagagagagagagagagagagagagagagagagttgtgagAGCCAAGAGAACCAAAGAGAttcaactctcttggctttctctcTCGCActcaccctattgcaaacataacatgagcctgttACTAATAAACTTGCTTAtattctcaattcaaaggtttcatttcaatTATGAGTGAATCtgtgtaagtggatgcatagttgattttaagctatcgcctctcaattaagtcctttgttgCAGAAACAACATCATGGCTACAAATTGACCTCATGCACTGCACAGTTTATCCAAAAGGCGGACCAAATTTtcccaattgaccttccacacctcttcaacatacccattgcacaccaaagtgcaattgatagtttatattattttttaatattacataaatataattatcataatataattttaaaataacgatgattcaaaattataataactaaaaattaaaacaattttttttattataattcaaaattagaacaaatatttttattgcaATACTATGacgacaagtactcgccactacctGGAACTTGTTAAAAAACTATCAAAAGATATAGAAAAAGTACTATtacttttcaaaaaatattataaaaactaCTTTTTAGATAGAATTAATACTTATATCTATAATTTTACGATAATCTGTATGATACACACACAATTTGCTTTTTGAAGATTTGAAAGTGTTTAAAGCAAAATGTGTAGTGTAAAAATGTTGCTTTAAAAATggttaattttttcatttttattattttgataattattttttaattttttttaatttttaaatttaatatctatttatatattttacataaaattttaaaaatataggtatgctactCGTATaaaatagtatcatctctcctaaaGAGAGAAAAATTCTAAAATCTTATTGAAAAGTACGAGATGAACATACAaaagagaattaaaaaaaaaagtgcaGATAATATTATAATGGAAATTGTCCAGAAAAATACTCGACGAGATGTTCAAGGCTTAAATAGAACCCAAAAAATTAACATGAAAGAGTATGGCCGTTAAACTGAGGCCCGAGCAAGCGGCTCTTGTTCCGGACGGCTCCAGGTATaacaaatttatttaaatgcattttCTTATTCTAggaatttttatattattaattgtTGTTGAGCATGTGCAATGAACACAATCCCTGGACGATTGACCCACTTTTCATGGTGCACAAATGAGTTAGTACGGACACGTGTCTCTTTCAACACTTGAAAATAGAAGCTGTACGAGACGGTGTGCAAAGCACTCCACACTCTGTAATGAAACTTACAATTAAGTTTGAAATTCAATTAAAACTGCAATATAGTTCAAATCCAGTTGGTTAAACAAACATAGAAAATGATTTAATAAATGTTCATGATACAAACTCCTTGGTACAACTTCGGCCAATTAATACAATAGTTTGTCTCAATATATTCTAATGGAGAGCCAATTGCAAGCTCTTTGAAAGTTATTAGTATACACAAATCCAACAAACAAGACATCTGCTTCCCCAGAGTTCATAACCGTATGTACAGAAAGAAACCTAACATCATAAACTGTGGAGAAATATATCGATATTACTCCACACCATAAGCAAACTGAAACTAAGTGAGGTGCCTACGCCCGTTAACACCAGACTCAAAGCAGCCAAAGCAATGCTGGGCCTAGTACTCATTAAATACCACTGCAAAATTCCGGTTGCTTGAGATATAGTGGAGTGATAATGAGGAAGCATGTTTTTCTCCCATTCCATCCATTCCTGAGAAGGGTGGTAACAGCTTTCCTGCAACTTGAGCTCGTATACTCGCTGTCTCAGAACGGACATATTTGCATCTACCATGTTGGGCCCTTCGCTACAGTCATAATCTCCATACCTTGCTTTGATGCAGCTCCGCGTATACTTTTTCCTCAAACTTACCTTTTTCTTTTGGGTCTGCAAGCTCAACATACCCGAAGCATTGGACTTAATTACAGATGAAGCTTTCATAACCTCCATAGCTCTGCATATATGACTTGTATTTCGCCTAAGAAACAAGAAATGAAATTGCAGATATCTACAGATtcgcaaagaaaagaaaaattgtaTTGAAAGTTGCATGCGTGAACACCCTGTATTTAAAGGCCAATGCCCGTTTAGAAATTATTATACGAAATGGCCGTCCATGACGATGCTAATGACGTTACAAAACCGATGTGCTGTCTCTTTCTTTCCCTCCCACGCGGTGATTTGCAGCCTTTAATTCgatattaaacatgaaatttattcaaacttCCCATCCTCAAGCCTGCCTATTTTTCCCTTTTCCGCGTCTTCCCTTGACGAAGTCATCAAAGTATGAATCCTTATTTTATTATGGTCAAATATCTATGCAATTTGGATAATAAGCGAAAAAAACATAAAGGACAAGGGAGTGTGACATTCCATGCGGTCAATTTTGGATGGTGTTAATTTTAAATAGCCGTCAGTCTTATGCACTACAAATGTGTGAAGACAAAACAATTTGTTTTAGTCCACCTTGTCATAGTCAAATGAAAAAAACTGACTATTTTAAGGTTACATTGGATTTGGGTGGGATTTTGCACTACCTGCCTCCAACGTGATGTGATGTTCAATATCTTAAAGTCACGTATAATACCATGACCGCTCCCCATAACATACAATGATTTTCCTTACATCATTCCTACCTTGTCTACTTTGTCTACTGCATGATCATCTCCAAATTCATGTTGATCTTCTTCTACTTCTACACTCTTCTTAATCCTTATTGTATTCAACTTCAT contains the following coding sequences:
- the LOC131073682 gene encoding uncharacterized protein LOC131073682; the encoded protein is MEVMKASSVIKSNASGMLSLQTQKKKVSLRKKYTRSCIKARYGDYDCSEGPNMVDANMSVLRQRVYELKLQESCYHPSQEWMEWEKNMLPHYHSTISQATGILQWYLMSTRPSIALAALSLVLTGVGTSLSFSLLMVWSNIDIFLHSL